DNA from Leptospira mayottensis 200901116:
GTGTTCCCACCAGGCAAGAGAGGATCTCGAAGAAGAATCGATAAAACCTACTTTGGACGGATCTACGGAGTTCTTTTCTAATTTTGCGTCTTTTCGAGCTTCCTCCATCGCGGACATAATCGCGAATGTTTCCCGGTTGTAACGTTTTGCGTATTTTTCTTCCAAATCAGGTAGGAATTTTTTCCAGTTGAAGTCGTTCATCTCCGCCGCAACTTTTACGGTCATGTCGTCGGTCTGAAACCGGGTGATTTTATCTATCTGCGAATTTCCTTCGGAAAGATTTTTCCAAAACATATCCACAGAATACGTATTCGGAAGGATGATTCCGATTCCAGTAATAGCAACTCTTGAATTATGATTGGTGTTTGTTTTATCCATGTTTTTTGATTTTACTGCTTGTCCTAAAATTCAGATTTTCTATCGCCACGAAATACCTCAAGTTACAAGATCTTCCCTCCATGGAGATCAGTGTTTACTGAATCGTTCTTGGAATGATTTCTATATTCCTGGAAACTAAGAGCAAATAACGTATACTTTTTTTTGTAATCCTTCCTATAAGTGAATTTTAATTCTATTACGAATATACGTTCCTTCCTTTCTAAAAAGTCACGTCCTGAAAAAAAGTAGTATTCGGGCATTAAATTTATCTAATATAAAACGGGGAGTCGGCTTTTTACGGAAATCGAAAGAACGGTTCACCCGAAATTAGGAGTCTTTTAATGAACTCCGAATACTGTTTAAATTCGATTTAGAAGATAGTTTTAAGTAAGAGGTTGGACGATAAAAATCAAATCAAAAAAACGAAACGGATTGTTTTTGTATTTTTTTCTGTCTCGATCCTGGAAATCGGATGAAAACTATGGTTCTTCGACTGAAGAATCCAAGAATATTCTAAAATTCGATTCTTTTCTTTTGAATAAATATTTCTCGAGTAATTTTCTCTAACCAAAATTTGCCTCATAGAAATACTTTTGGTTCGGAATAAGTGTAATAAAAAAAGTTACGAAATGCTTGACGAGTAATGGAAATTCGGAAAACTGGGTCCGTTTTGAGTTAAGAAGCCGGGAGAACGTTATGTGGAATGAAACCCTTTTCGAACAAAAGAAGAAATCTTTGGAAGGATTCGGAGTTTTGTCGAAAAAATCCATTGCTCGATTTATGGAAAACATAAAGGTTCTAAACGAATGGCAGCTCCATCGGATCAATCCGATTCGTTTTGCAAAGCGGAATGATTTTGAAATAGGAGAGACACTCGATCTCTTCCTTCATTCCGCAAAGATCGGTTTTCTTGATTTTGCATACAATATGATTTGCCCCGCTTGTGGAGGTGTCGCCGCTTCTCACACGTCTTTGGATCAAATCGAGGAAAAAAGTTTTCATTGTTATATCTGCAACATTGATGTACCAGCTACTTTGGATGATCAGGTGGAAGTCAGTTTTTCGGTGAATCCATCCCTTAAGAAGCAATCCCTGAATCCTTTGGTGGATGTAGAAACGTATCTCAGATATCATATTTCCGCGAACTTTCGCAAGTCCAAAGAGCTTCTGAATTTCATTTTTTCGAATATTCAAGATTTGATTGTTATGGAACCGGGGGCGATAAGACGAATTCGTTTGGATGCGATAAACGTTCCCGTGTATCAGTTCAGTTCTGTGGAAAATAACTCAGCCGTCTTTTTGTATTTTGATTCTAAGGAGGTTACTAAGGATAGGATTATCGACCTCAGTCTTCTTTCTACCGGATTTACTCCTGTCGAATTACATCTTTCACCGGGAGAATACGAGGTTAAGGTTTCTAATCGGACGATCGCAACTTCCGGCTTTTTAATCATTAAACCGAACTTGAAAAGAATCCTGGAAATTATCGGGGAACATCCGACAGTGATCGAACCATTTCTGACCGCGAAGATGCTTTTGAACAATCAAACCTTCCGGGAATTATTTCGCGTTCAACGATTAAGCAGTCAATTGAATTTAAACGTAAAAAGTCTTACGATCCTTTTTACGGATTTGAGAGGCTCGACTGAAATGTACGATAAAGCGGGAGATATCCTTGCCTATCGATTGGTTCAGGAACATTTTCGTTTGCTCGCCGAAACTGTAAAGAAGTTCAACGGCGCCATCGTAAAAACGATGGGAGACGCGATTATGGCAACCTTTTCTAGTCCGCTCGAAGGATTATTTGCTTCGTTAGAAATGATGTTTCGTATCGATCGGATGAACGAGGAATTTAAGGAACACGGACATGAGATCGGTTTGAAAGTTGGTTTAAATGAAGGCCCTGCTCTTGCCGTCATCAACGACGAAAGACTCGATTACTTCGGTCAGAGTGTAAACATTGCGGCAAGAGTGCAAGCGCTTGCATCTGCAGGAGAAATCTGGGTGACTGAGCCGATTCTTTCCAGCCCTGGAATTCAGGAAGAATTAAATCTGAAAGGGTATGAATCCGAAAGACATGAGGCTTTTCTTAAAGGAGTAGGTCAAAAAGCCACCGTTCACAAATTGTTTAAGAACGAAGAACAAGGGGTGTTTGTTGGAACTCGTGAATTAGATTCGGTTTAAATTTTTAGAAATAAATTCAAAAATTTGAATGTGTTTCATTAAAGAATTTGCGTCCGAGTTTGTTTTTTGATTCCTATGTTGTGAAATCAAAATGATTGGTTCTTCGTCCGTGCTGTATATTACATTTGTTTTCTAGTTCAAATTCGTCCACTTTACACGGCTTGGAGCCACACGCTGAATTTTGTTCGACCGGGAGCAGTCTGGAATTCGATTTTCCCCCCGAAACTATCAATTATTTTTTTACAAATGTCAAGTCCGAGTCCCATCCCTTCCCCGTGCTTTTTTGTTGTGAAAAAGGGATCGAAAATTTTGTTTTGAATTGTTTCGGGAATTCCTGTTCCGGAATCCGTCCAGGAAACCACAACCCAAGAGTCCTGTTCTCTCGTCTCGATTTCTATCTTTCCTTTGTAGTTCATGGATTGAAGGGCGTTGTTGAGAAGATTGATC
Protein-coding regions in this window:
- a CDS encoding adenylate/guanylate cyclase domain-containing protein; protein product: MWNETLFEQKKKSLEGFGVLSKKSIARFMENIKVLNEWQLHRINPIRFAKRNDFEIGETLDLFLHSAKIGFLDFAYNMICPACGGVAASHTSLDQIEEKSFHCYICNIDVPATLDDQVEVSFSVNPSLKKQSLNPLVDVETYLRYHISANFRKSKELLNFIFSNIQDLIVMEPGAIRRIRLDAINVPVYQFSSVENNSAVFLYFDSKEVTKDRIIDLSLLSTGFTPVELHLSPGEYEVKVSNRTIATSGFLIIKPNLKRILEIIGEHPTVIEPFLTAKMLLNNQTFRELFRVQRLSSQLNLNVKSLTILFTDLRGSTEMYDKAGDILAYRLVQEHFRLLAETVKKFNGAIVKTMGDAIMATFSSPLEGLFASLEMMFRIDRMNEEFKEHGHEIGLKVGLNEGPALAVINDERLDYFGQSVNIAARVQALASAGEIWVTEPILSSPGIQEELNLKGYESERHEAFLKGVGQKATVHKLFKNEEQGVFVGTRELDSV